TCCAGCCGCCAGTCACGCTCGGCGATTTCCAGGCCGGGGAGTTCGGAGAGCGGCTCGGAACGCGTCCGCTCGCCGAGCGATTCGACCGAGACGCGGAACGAGAGCGGGTCGCACCGACCGGGAGCCACCTCCGCGACCGGCACCGCATCGCGCTCGGGCCGCACCACCTCGAGCGGCCGGCGGTCGAGCGTCACGGCGACATCCTCGGCCCCTCCGGCGCGACGGACGGCGACGCGGACGCTCCTCCCCGGAGCGTGCGTGGCGAGCGCACGGACCAGGTCCTTCGGATCGGCCACGGCGACCCCGTCGATCGCGGTGATCACGTCGTCGGGACGCAGCCCCGCGGCCGCAGCTGGCGTGCCGGGACCGACGACGCCGACGCGGCACCCTCCCTCGTCAGCCCGCAACGACAGGTGCCCGAGGTAGCCCCCGCGATCGTCCTGGTCGTGGAACCGATCACCCGAGAGCTCGATCCGTTCGACCGCGCCTCCGAGGCTGGTTAGCGTGACGAGCATCCGCGCCGGATGCGAAGGATCGAGCGAGCCGAGGGTGATCACGGCCCGCGGTGCCGCGGCGGCGGCCGGCGCGGACGCCGTTCCAGGGACAGGCTCACCCTCCGCGTTGGCCACCTCCGCGCCGCCCGGAGCAGGATCGGCGGGGGCATTGGCAGCCGCGGGACGCGGCGGTGCCTTGGCCGGCTGGGGGAAGAGACGGGCCTGGATCAACTGGCTGGCGAACAGGATCGCCACCGAGATGATCAAGAACTGGGTGAGACGTCGTTCCACGGTCGCACAATCCGCCACACCCGGAAATCAGTCCGGCGGGACGACCCGGCGCGGGGCCGTCCGCGGGGGCCGGAGCGGACACCGGGATCTCGCCGCACCTCGCCGGAGTATAGCTGATCCCCACCCGTTGCCGCCGCCCGGTCGCCACGTGCGGTCCACGCGCCGTGGCCCGCGGTAGACTGCCACTCGTTGCCTGCTCGCCTCCGCGTGGCGGCCGGGCCGCCGGCAGACGTCACTTGCCGAGCAGCAGCCTGTCGCCGAGGTAGTTGTCGAGGTCGGCGATCGCGTGGATCTTCCGGCTGGTCTGATCGGCGGGATAGGCAACGCGACGAAACCGGAGCCGGGCCTCGTCTTCGTGGATCACGTAGCACGCCCGCGGGTCGTGGTCGCGGGGTTGGCCGACCGACCCGACGTTGACCATCGCCTTGCCTTCCGGGAGATCGACCGACCAGTCCTCCTGACCCCCGGGGAGGTTGTCCTTGACGTAGCGGAAGTCGGGGTCGGGGGTGAAAACACCACCGATGTGGGTGTGGCCCTGGAAACAGTAGCGCGGCACCAACTCGAAGATGTGTTCCATCTTCAAGGGGTTGTAGATGTCCTCCGGAAACACGTATTCGTCGATCGGCCGGCGCGCCGAGCCGTGGACGTAGAGGAGCCCTTCGTCGGCGTGGCTGCGCCGCAGCTCACCGAGCCAGTCGTGGAGGCGGTCGGCACGGTTGCGCGGCAGGCTGTCGTGGTGGTCGATCTGCCGGCGCGTCCAGAAGATCGCGCGCTCGGCGCCGACGTTGAAGCCGTCCGGGTCGATGAGCGCGGCCTGATCGTGATTGCCGAGGAGGACGACCCGGCAGTGCTCGCGGACGAGCTTCACGCACTCGCAGGGATTGGGACCGTAGCCGACGATGTCACCGAGGCAGAACACCTCGTCGACGCGCTGCCGATCGATGTCGCGGAGAACGGCCTGGAGTGCCTCGAGGTTGCCGTGGATGTCACTGATGACGGCGCGTTTCACGCGGATCGCTTTCGTTGGTTCCGGGCCCCCGTCGACCGGTCAGGGTGAGACTACGGATGGCTGAAACACGGGTCAAGCGACCGCCGGAGCGGGTGGTCGCGATCGAGACCGGCTCGCCACGTGGCACCGTCGCGGCGGCCGGCGCTGCCGGGGTGTGCGAGCAGTCGCTCGACGACGGTGGCCGGCACGGACAACTCCTCTCCGCGGCGCTGGATGCGGTCGCGACCGCGGCCGGATTTCGTGCCGCGGAGACCGACCTCGTCGTGGTCGTCTGCGGTCCGGGGTCGTTCACCGGGCTGCGGGTCGGCGTCACCCTGGCGAAATCGCTGGCCTGGGCCGTGGGCGCGCGGCTGGTCGGCGTCCGTGGCGAGGAGCTCGTGGCGCGGCGCGTCGCGCGCCAGGGGGTAGAGACGGTGTGGGTGGTGTTCGCCGCGGGGCGAGGGGAAGTCGCGGTGACGCGGGTCGCTCCGGCCCCGGAGACGCCGACCGGCTGGTGCTGCGGGCCGCGCGAGCTGTGGGTCCCGGAGGCGCTGGTCGCCGCGCTTCCACCCGGAGCGCGGCTGGCTGGCCCGGGCGCCGCCGGGCTCGGCAGCCTGCGGCCCGGCCACGACCAGCCGGCCGACGACGACTTCGGCTGGCCGACCGCGGTGGAGGCCCTCGACGCCGGCAGCGGGCTGGCGGCCGCCGGGGTCGAGGAGGATCCGGCCGGGCTCGTGCCCGACTATCTCCGCCCGTCGTACGCCGAGGAACCGCGCCGCGGCTGACCGTGGTGCGGCCCCGCACGCCCCGTGTCGCCGGGTACGATGGGCCGCCGTCGCACCGTCGCCCCCGGGTTTTGCAGGAAGCCCCGCATGCCACGCCCGATCCGCAAGCTGCTGGTCGCCAATCGCAGCGAGATCGCCATCCGCGTGTTCCGCTCGGCACACGAATTGGGGATCCGCACCGTCGCGATCTACGCGCATGAAGACCGCTTCGCCCTCCACCGCTTCAAGGCCGACGAGGCCTACCCGGTCGGCCGACCGGGTGAACCGCTCCGCTCCTACCTCGACGTCGACGCGATCGTCGCCGTCGCCCGTGAGCACGGCGTCGATGCGATCCATCCCGGCTACGGCTTCCTTTCCGAGAATCCCGAGTTCGCCGCCGCCTGCCGGGCCGCCGGGATCACGTTCGTCGGGCCGCGCGTCGAGCTGCTCGAGACGCTCGGCGACAAGACCGCCGCCCGCGACCTCGCCCGCCGTGCCGGAGTGCCGATCCTCGCCGGCTCGTCGCGGCCCGTGACGAGCCTCGCCGACGCCCGCGCGATCGCCGTCGACCTCGGTTGGCCGGTGATCCTCAAGGCGGCCCACGGCGGCGGTGGCCGCGGGATGCGGGTCGTGCGCGGCGACGACGAGCTGGCCGTGGCCCTGGAGAGCGCCCAGCGCGAGAGTAAGACCGCGTTCGGCAGCGCCAGCGTGTTCGTCGAGAAGTTCATCCAGCGCGCCCGCCACATCGAGGTCCAGCTCCTCGGCGACGAGCACGGCAACCTCGTCCATCTCTTCGAGCGCGACTGCTCGGTGCAGCGCCGCCACCAGAAGGTGGTCGAGCTCGCCCCCGCCCCCGACCTGCCGGCGGCGACCCGCGAGGCGATCTGCAACGCGGCGCTGGCGATCGGAAAGTTGGCGCGCTACGAGAACGCCGGGACGGTCGAGTTTCTCGTCGATGCCGACACGGGGCGGTTCTACTTCATCGAGGTCAACCCGCGGATCCAGGTCGAGCACACCGTCACCGAGGAGATCACCGGGATCGACATCGTGCGCCGGCAATTGCTCCTCGCCGAGGGACGGCCGTTGTCCGACGCGCTGGTCGGTCTGGCCGATCAGGCGGCGGTGCGGGCGATCGGGTGCGCGATCCAGTGCCGGGTGACGACGGAGGACCCGGAGAACCGCTTCCTGCCCGACTACGGTCGGATCACCGCCTACCGCTCCGCCAGCGGGATGGGGATCCGGCTCGACGCCGGGACCGCTTTCTCCGGCGCCGTCGTGACGCCCTACTTCGACTCGCTCCTCGTCAAGGTCACCGCCCGTGGGCTGACCCACGCCGAGGCGGCGGCACGGATCGAGCGCTGCCTGCAGGAGTTCCGCGTCCGCGGCGTGAAGACCAACATCCCGTTCCTCGTCAACCTCGTCACCCATCCCGAGTTTCTCGGCGGGCGCTGCACGACGCGGTTCATCGACGAGACACCGGCGCTGTTCGACTTCCCGATCCGCCGCGACCGGGCCACGAAGCTGCTGGAATACCTCGCCGACGTGGTCGTCAACGGCAATCCGTTGGTCCGGGGGCGACCCGCCGTCGCCCGCCGAATCCCGGCGCCGCTGCCGGCGCCGGAGACGACCGCGCCCCGATCACCCTGGACACGCGACCGGCTCCGCGCCCTCGGGCCGGATGCGTTCGCCCGCGAGCTCCGCGGCGAGCGCGCCCTGCTCGTCACCGACACGACGATGCGCGACGCCCATCAGTCGCTCCTCGCCACCCGGATGCGGACCTACGACATGCTGTCGATGGCCGACGCCTACGCACGGCTCGCCGGCGGCCTGTTCTCCCTGGAGATGTGGGGCGGGGCGACGTTCGACACCGCCCTCCGCTTCCTCCGCGAGTGCCCGTGGGACCGGCTGGCCCGGCTCCGCGAACGGATCCCCGGCGTGCTGTTCCAGATGCTGCTCCGCGCGAGCAACGCCGTCGGCTACACCAACTACCCCGACAACGTCGTCGAGGGGTTCGTCCGCGAGTCGGCGGCCGCCGGGATCGACCTGTTCCGGGTCTTCGATCCGCTCAACTGGGTTCCCAACATGCGGGTCGCGATCGACGCCGTGCTCGCCTCCGGCGGGCTCTGCGAGGCGGCGATCTGCTACACCGGCGACATCCTCGATCCGGCACGGACGAAGTACTCGCTCGCCTACTACGTCGATCTGGCCCGCGAGCTGGAGCGGGCCGGGGCGCATCTGCTGGCGATCAAGGACATGGCCGGCCTGTGCAAGCCGGCGGCGGCGGCGCGGCTGGTGGAGGCGCTCCGCGACGCGGTCGCCCTGCCGATCCACTTCCACACCCACGACACCTCCGGCGCCGGTCTGGCGACGGTGCTCGAAGCGGCCCGCGCGGGTGCCACGGCCGTCGATGGCGCCTTCGCCCCGTTCGCCGGACTCACCAGCCAGCCGAGCCTCAACGCCCTCGCCGAGGCCCTGAGGAACACGCCGCGCGACACCGGCCTCGATCCCGACGGCCTCCGCCGGTTGGCACGGAGTTGGGGTGCGATCCGCGAGCACTACACGCCGTTCGAGTGCGGGATGAAGGCTCCCGACGCCGACCTGTACCTCCACGAGATGCCCGGCGGTCAGTTCACCAACCTTCTCGAGCAGGCGCGGGCGCTGGGGCTCGCCGACCGCTGGGACGAGGTCTGCCGCGCCTACGCCGACGTCAATCGCCTCCTCGGCGACATCGTCAAGGTGACGCCGACGAGCAAGGCCGTCGGTGACCTGGCCCTGATGCTCGTGACCAACGGATTACAGGCGGCCGATCTCCTCAGCCCCGGTCGCGAACTGGCCTTCCCCGAGTCGGCGATCGATCTCCTCTCGGGGCGGATGGGTCAGCCGCCGGGAGGCTTCCCGCCGGAGGTCGTCCGGCGCGTCGTGCGGTCGGGCGACCTGGTGACGGGCCGGCCCGGGGCGTCGCTGCCCCCGGCCGACTTCGAAGCCGCCCGTGGGCGGGCCAACGCGGTGCTCGGTCACGGGGCCTCGCAGCGCGACGTGCTCTCGTGGCTCCTCTACCCGCGCGTCTTCGAGGACTACGCCCGCCACGTCGCGCGCTACGGCGACGTCAGCGTGCTCCCCACGCCGTTCTTCCTCGAGGGCCCGAAGCCAGGGGAGGAGTTGGCGGTCGACATCGAGCCGGGCAAGACGCTCGTGATCCGCCTGCTGACCGTCGGTGAGCCGCACGCCGACGGCACGCGGACGGTGTTCTTCGAGCTCAACGGCCAGCCGCGGAGTGTGTCGATCGCCGACCGGAGCCTCGAGGGCACGGTCCAGCGCCGGCCGAAGGCGGTGGCGGGCGACGTGCGCGAGGTCGGCGCGCCGATGCCGGGGCTGGTCGTGACCGTGGCGGTGCAGCCCGGAGACCCGGTCACGCGGGGCCAGAAGTTGCTGTCGCTCGAGGCAATGAAGATGGAGACGACCGTCTACGCCGAGCGCGACGGCACGATCGCCGAGGTCCTCGTCGCCCCCGGGACGGCGGTCGAACCGGGGGAGTTGCTCCTGCGCTACGGCGACGCCTGAAGGCGGCGACGGTGGATGCCGCCGGGTGCCCGCATCATTTCCCCGCCAGCGCCGCGGCGGCCTCGCGCCACACCCGGGCCAGATCGGGGCGCCCGAGCGACTCGGCGACTTCCGCGAGCCGGAGGCGGACGGCGGGGTCGCGCGGCGCGTCCCACGCCTGCTGGTGGAGCTCGGCGAACTCGGCGCGGACCCGGCGGATCCGCTCCGCCTCCGCCTGTGCACGGGCGGCGTCGGCGTCGCGACCGAGTGTCGCCAGAGCGCGCGCCTGCGTGAGCCGCGCCTGGTAGTCGTGCGGTGCGAGGCGGACCGCTTCGTCGAGCGGGCCGAGCGCCGCCGGGGCGTCGCCATCCTCGAGGCGGATCGTGGCGGCCAGCACGAGTGCCGCGGGATCGTCGGGACGTTCGGCCAGGATGCCGTCGACGAGGGCCCGCGCCGCGGCGGTCTCCCCGAGCGCGAGCCGGCATTCCGCCTCGAGCAGCCGCTCGCGGGTGCCACCGGCGTTACGCGCCAGCGTCGCCAGCGCCTCCTCGTGGCGGCGGAGCTGCACCTGGCAGGCGGCCATCTCGGCGAGGAGATCGTCGCGGTCAGGCTGGTCCGGATCGCGCTCGAGCGACTCCTCGTAATAGGCCACCGCGTCGGCGTAGCGCTCGTAGTCGGAGTGGATCAGGGCCAACAATCGGACCGGGCGCGGATCCGACGGGACGAGTCGGCGCACCGCCTCGAGGTGCCCGAGCGCCTCGGGGATGGCGCCCGTGTCGTAAGCGATCGTGGCCAGCAGACGGTGGGGGGAGACCGCTGCCGGATCGGCAGCCACGGCACCGGCGAGCAACGTCCGGGCCTCGGCAACCTGGCCGGCGCGCAGCGCCGCTTCGCCGGCCACCAGCGCGCGGAGCGACCTCAGGCCGCGTGGTTCCCCGTCGCGGGCCGGAGCCAGCGCGCCGAGCGCGTCGAGGGCCGGCTGCACGTAGCCGCGGGCGAGCAGGAGACGGATCCGGATGAGGTCGGCAGCCCCGGCGGCGCCACGGCCGTCGAGGCTCCGGATCGTGGCGCGCACCGCCGGCAGGTCTGTCCGGTCGAGGGCCTCGTTCGCCGTGGCGATGAGCTTCGTCGGCGGCAGGCCCGGCCGGCGCGCGAAGCCGACCGCCAGAGCGGTCGTCGCCGCCACCAGCGCGGCGACGGCGAACCACGGCCGGCGACGTCTCCTCCCCACCACCGCGCTCACGGCGCGGCTCCATCCGGACCAACCGCCGCGGCCCCCACCATCGGCTCCACGACGCGCACCACGGCGACGCTCTCGTCCACGACCACCTCCTCGCGGCCACCGGCCGGCCAGACGACGACGAGCGTCAACGGACCACGGGCCGCCGGCTTGGTCAAGCGCAGCCGGCGCTCCGAGTGCGACAGGTAACTGCCCCCCCCGGTGACCTGCGCCGTCACGATATCGGCCCCCGCGCCCAGGCTGACACGCGCGCCGACGGCGTCGCGATTCCCGATCGTGCCGACCAGTTCCACCGTCAGCGACGGACCGACCGCGGCGAAGGTGTTTTCCAGCACCGCCAGCGGCTCGTTGAGGTGCGACACTGCCAGGTCGCCGTCGCCGTCGCCGTCGAAGTCGCCGACGGCCAGCCCGCGTCCTTCGTGGACGGCGGCGAAGTAGCTGCCCGGCACGGCCACCGCGCGGCGGAACCGTGCGCCGTCGTAACGCAGCAGCAGCGGCAGCTGTTTGCGCGGCGAGACGTCGGGGTATTTGATCACGTGACCGTCGGCGACCGCGATGTCGGTGCGGCCGTCGCGGTCGAAATCGTCGCAGGCCGTGCCGAATCCGACGAACAGCCCGCCGAGATCGCTGATCCCGTGGCGGCGGCTGACGTGGAGGAACTGGCAGCGCCCCTCGTTGCGGTACAGCGCGAACGACTCCTGCTCGTAGTTGGCGACCCACAGGTCGGGCCGGCCGTCACGGTTGAAGTCGCAGACATCGACCCCCATGCTGCCGTTGGGGAGGCCGCGGTCGTCGAGGGCCACACCAGCCAGCAGGCCGCGCTCCTCGAAGCGGCCGTGGCCGTCGTTGACGTAGAGGAAGTTGTCGGTCGTGTCGTTGGCGACGTAGATGTCGACGTCACCGTCGACGTCGACGTCGGCGAGCAGCACGCCCAGCCCCTTGCCGTCGGCGCGCAGGCCGACCTCCGTAGCGGCGTCGTGGAACCCCCCCGCACCGTCCGACAGGTAGAGCGAGTCAGGCAGCCCGGCGAACATCCGCGGCGGGCAGATCTCGCGCCGCTTCGGATCGAAGCCGCAGGGGGGATGATTGGCAAACGACCAGTCGACGTACCGCGCCAGGTAGAGGTCGAGGGCGCCGTCGCCGTCGACGTCGGCCCAGCCGGCGCTCGAACTCCACCGCGCGTCTTCCCCCCCCGGCGCGGCCAAACGGGCGAACGTGCCGTCGCCGCGGTTGTGCCACCACTGAGGCACGCCATAGCCGGTGACGAGCAGATCGGGGAAGCCGTCGTTGTCGTGGTCGCCGATCGCCACGCCGTGGCTGTAAAGATCGTCGGCCACCAGGCCGGCCGGTCGCGCGACCGCGCTGAACGACCGACCGGCCTGGTTGCGGAACAGACCGGTGGGGAGCCCCGTGATACGCTCGGCGGGGGCGAAGCCGCCCCCACCGGTGGCGACGAGGTCGACCCACCCGTCGCGGTCGAAGTCGAACCAGCCCACGCCCCCACCGAGTGATTCGAGGATCGTCGAATGGTCCGCCTGGTCACCGTTGCGGTGCGTGAACGTGACCCCGAGGTCCGCGGCGCGGTCGACGAATCGCTCAGCCCCCGCGCTGCCGTCTTCCAGGGCGGCCGCCGGGCCCGCCCCCCCGCCCGGCGGCATTGGTGCCGGCCGCGTGCAGCCGAGGACCCCGACGAGTAGCAGCGGGAGACCGTGGCGGGCGAGCCACGCCGCCGTCCGCGACAGCTCACTCATGGGGCGGCCCCGTCACCGGTGGCTTCGATCCAGCGCCGCTGCTCGGCGGCACGACGTTCGTCGCCGACCGACTCATACCATTCGGCGAGCCGCTTCCGGGCCCGCTGGTGGCGGGGATCGACCTGGACGGCGGTCTCGAGCCAACGGATTCCGTCAGGGCCGAAGCCGTTCTGGAGAAGGATCTCGCCGGCATCGGCGCGGAGATCGGCGTCGTCGGGGCGCGTGCCGAGAAGCATCAGGGTGCTGCTCAGGCGGCGGCGACCATCCGCCAGCGTCCGTGCCCGGGCCTGGGCCTCGGCCGCCGCGGCTGCCGCGCCGACCCGTGACAGCCCGGCGGCATGGGCGAGATGGCAGCGTTCGTTGCGCGGATCGAGGGCGACCGCCTGCCCAGCCAGCGCGATCGCCCGTCGTGGTTCACCCTCCTCGAGCGCGATCTGGGCCAACTCGGCCAGCGCCACCGCGGCTTCCGGTGGGGTGAGGTCCAGCGTCAGCGCCTCGCGGATCAGCCGCTCCCCTCCGGCGACGTCACCGGCGCGGAGACGGCACTGGGCCAGGCCCACGAGCGCACTGCCGTCGTCCGGACGGGCGGCATGGACCGCGGCAAACTCGGCGGCGGCTGCCGGAAGCCGCGCCGCCTCCAATTCGAGGCGCGCGACGGCGCGGCGGAGATCGACCCGACCCGGGGCGAGCGCCAGCCCGCGCCGGTAGGCGTCGAGGGCCGCTCCGGCCTGCCCGAGGCGCTCTTCGAGCCGGCCGTGCAGGGCGTGGAGTTGGGGGTCGTCGTCGCGC
The sequence above is a segment of the Planctomycetota bacterium genome. Coding sequences within it:
- a CDS encoding metallophosphoesterase, giving the protein MKRAVISDIHGNLEALQAVLRDIDRQRVDEVFCLGDIVGYGPNPCECVKLVREHCRVVLLGNHDQAALIDPDGFNVGAERAIFWTRRQIDHHDSLPRNRADRLHDWLGELRRSHADEGLLYVHGSARRPIDEYVFPEDIYNPLKMEHIFELVPRYCFQGHTHIGGVFTPDPDFRYVKDNLPGGQEDWSVDLPEGKAMVNVGSVGQPRDHDPRACYVIHEDEARLRFRRVAYPADQTSRKIHAIADLDNYLGDRLLLGK
- the tsaB gene encoding tRNA (adenosine(37)-N6)-threonylcarbamoyltransferase complex dimerization subunit type 1 TsaB, producing MAETRVKRPPERVVAIETGSPRGTVAAAGAAGVCEQSLDDGGRHGQLLSAALDAVATAAGFRAAETDLVVVVCGPGSFTGLRVGVTLAKSLAWAVGARLVGVRGEELVARRVARQGVETVWVVFAAGRGEVAVTRVAPAPETPTGWCCGPRELWVPEALVAALPPGARLAGPGAAGLGSLRPGHDQPADDDFGWPTAVEALDAGSGLAAAGVEEDPAGLVPDYLRPSYAEEPRRG
- a CDS encoding pyruvate carboxylase: MPRPIRKLLVANRSEIAIRVFRSAHELGIRTVAIYAHEDRFALHRFKADEAYPVGRPGEPLRSYLDVDAIVAVAREHGVDAIHPGYGFLSENPEFAAACRAAGITFVGPRVELLETLGDKTAARDLARRAGVPILAGSSRPVTSLADARAIAVDLGWPVILKAAHGGGGRGMRVVRGDDELAVALESAQRESKTAFGSASVFVEKFIQRARHIEVQLLGDEHGNLVHLFERDCSVQRRHQKVVELAPAPDLPAATREAICNAALAIGKLARYENAGTVEFLVDADTGRFYFIEVNPRIQVEHTVTEEITGIDIVRRQLLLAEGRPLSDALVGLADQAAVRAIGCAIQCRVTTEDPENRFLPDYGRITAYRSASGMGIRLDAGTAFSGAVVTPYFDSLLVKVTARGLTHAEAAARIERCLQEFRVRGVKTNIPFLVNLVTHPEFLGGRCTTRFIDETPALFDFPIRRDRATKLLEYLADVVVNGNPLVRGRPAVARRIPAPLPAPETTAPRSPWTRDRLRALGPDAFARELRGERALLVTDTTMRDAHQSLLATRMRTYDMLSMADAYARLAGGLFSLEMWGGATFDTALRFLRECPWDRLARLRERIPGVLFQMLLRASNAVGYTNYPDNVVEGFVRESAAAGIDLFRVFDPLNWVPNMRVAIDAVLASGGLCEAAICYTGDILDPARTKYSLAYYVDLARELERAGAHLLAIKDMAGLCKPAAAARLVEALRDAVALPIHFHTHDTSGAGLATVLEAARAGATAVDGAFAPFAGLTSQPSLNALAEALRNTPRDTGLDPDGLRRLARSWGAIREHYTPFECGMKAPDADLYLHEMPGGQFTNLLEQARALGLADRWDEVCRAYADVNRLLGDIVKVTPTSKAVGDLALMLVTNGLQAADLLSPGRELAFPESAIDLLSGRMGQPPGGFPPEVVRRVVRSGDLVTGRPGASLPPADFEAARGRANAVLGHGASQRDVLSWLLYPRVFEDYARHVARYGDVSVLPTPFFLEGPKPGEELAVDIEPGKTLVIRLLTVGEPHADGTRTVFFELNGQPRSVSIADRSLEGTVQRRPKAVAGDVREVGAPMPGLVVTVAVQPGDPVTRGQKLLSLEAMKMETTVYAERDGTIAEVLVAPGTAVEPGELLLRYGDA
- a CDS encoding tetratricopeptide repeat protein, with product MLATIAYDTGAIPEALGHLEAVRRLVPSDPRPVRLLALIHSDYERYADAVAYYEESLERDPDQPDRDDLLAEMAACQVQLRRHEEALATLARNAGGTRERLLEAECRLALGETAAARALVDGILAERPDDPAALVLAATIRLEDGDAPAALGPLDEAVRLAPHDYQARLTQARALATLGRDADAARAQAEAERIRRVRAEFAELHQQAWDAPRDPAVRLRLAEVAESLGRPDLARVWREAAAALAGK
- a CDS encoding CRTAC1 family protein, giving the protein MSELSRTAAWLARHGLPLLLVGVLGCTRPAPMPPGGGAGPAAALEDGSAGAERFVDRAADLGVTFTHRNGDQADHSTILESLGGGVGWFDFDRDGWVDLVATGGGGFAPAERITGLPTGLFRNQAGRSFSAVARPAGLVADDLYSHGVAIGDHDNDGFPDLLVTGYGVPQWWHNRGDGTFARLAAPGGEDARWSSSAGWADVDGDGALDLYLARYVDWSFANHPPCGFDPKRREICPPRMFAGLPDSLYLSDGAGGFHDAATEVGLRADGKGLGVLLADVDVDGDVDIYVANDTTDNFLYVNDGHGRFEERGLLAGVALDDRGLPNGSMGVDVCDFNRDGRPDLWVANYEQESFALYRNEGRCQFLHVSRRHGISDLGGLFVGFGTACDDFDRDGRTDIAVADGHVIKYPDVSPRKQLPLLLRYDGARFRRAVAVPGSYFAAVHEGRGLAVGDFDGDGDGDLAVSHLNEPLAVLENTFAAVGPSLTVELVGTIGNRDAVGARVSLGAGADIVTAQVTGGGSYLSHSERRLRLTKPAARGPLTLVVVWPAGGREEVVVDESVAVVRVVEPMVGAAAVGPDGAAP
- a CDS encoding tetratricopeptide repeat protein gives rise to the protein MPPARHLTGREWRVATLLAIVALIVLVAARGDRWYRALVTRRLDAAETGGDYDLALAFRDRLDRGRAPDADGAFERGRLLRRRGDLLEAEGWFRTALAAGHEPSRVSRERLLAEAQCGDILEVEPDVRRLISDGGDDAFAAECYAAMAEGFLNAFRFVDADRCLDYWERWRDDDPQLHALHGRLEERLGQAGAALDAYRRGLALAPGRVDLRRAVARLELEAARLPAAAAEFAAVHAARPDDGSALVGLAQCRLRAGDVAGGERLIREALTLDLTPPEAAVALAELAQIALEEGEPRRAIALAGQAVALDPRNERCHLAHAAGLSRVGAAAAAAEAQARARTLADGRRRLSSTLMLLGTRPDDADLRADAGEILLQNGFGPDGIRWLETAVQVDPRHQRARKRLAEWYESVGDERRAAEQRRWIEATGDGAAP